One Drosophila ananassae strain 14024-0371.13 chromosome XR, ASM1763931v2, whole genome shotgun sequence genomic window, CGGATTGCAGGTGAGTGACCAGACCGACTATGAACTATGGCGGAACTTTGAACCGCCGCTCAGGCCACTCCATTCATTCATTtttcagcaaaaaaaaaaaaaaaaaacaaaaaacaaaagccagcTCTGCGGGCCCAGAACCAGTCATTTAGCAACTATTTCAGCCAATGCCATTTATGCACTGTACTACGATAATTgctcaaaaaacaaacaaacaaaaaatacagaaacaaAATGCAATTCGATCTCGAACTGGATCTCGTTGTCTTCCGCTTTTCAATTGCCGTAAAACGCAATTTCGAACGGGTTGCATAAGATCCAATccagatatatgtatgtggcTGTGGGCTTCCATTGCCGGGGGATTACAAAAGATCAGAGAGAGGGAAACTACTCTTAGCCCCTCCTAGCCGCTAACTAGTAATTTTTTCTGTGTAAACagaaatatgaaatatttgaagCACCCTTTGATAGGCAAGGGTCAAGTGACTCTCTGGCTCTGGGTGGTAATCTACGGACGGAGTCGGATGAATATACTATTGTATCCcccaaataaatattactgGCCTTATTTGTTTACgattataaacaataaacacaTTTATGACCGGCCATATAGAAAAAGAATGTGTGCGAATTTGTTCGCGGGATCCCACACACCCCAGACCCCATACCCCAGACCCCAGACCCCAGAGTACCAAGTACTGAGTACTATGAGTGTAATTAGAATTGTTGCCGAAACCCGAAACCCGAAAGCTGATAAGCCCACACGCCAAATAAATACCCGGAATTCGAGAATGGATCCAAGAAGAGGTCTTGCTCTGAATGGATCGGAGGTTAATGGAAGGTTGAAGGAGGTACAGATTGGTAttgaaactaaaaataattccCAACTATTTCCGGACCTTCTTGTCTATAAATCTTCATAGTTAGTAAGAAATCTCTCTGAAAAAAAAGATCATTTGGAACAGCACTTGACTGATAAGCTCTGGAAATGGGAATTCAAATTTTAATGCTCCgtgggccaaaaaaaaaaaataaaatttacgaTAAAGATCGTTTATTGGATCGGTCCCTTTGATTGCcggccaaaaaaaatttactatGTACTTGTAGAGCGAACAGAAAGTCTTAAAGATTAGGCCTGGGGGGGAAGGTTGATTCACCAGAAGTGCTTCAAATATGTGCTGAGGCGAAGTTTTGATGAAATTATTGTTTCTTCAGGCAAACACAACCCGTATGAGATACTCTATCTGCGAGATAATCAAATTTGAATGGGGCTATGGGGAGCTATGGGAGGtatatttgccaaattttgtACTAATTATCGCAGATAAGGAGTGCTGGCGTCGTCTAAAGTTTCTACCTGGCTATTAAAATGGTAATCCCAGGCCATAGTTACCATTATTCCCTATGGCCCCAACTGTGAAAGTAAAAGTGGCAAGTTCGGGCCGGGCGGGCGATAATACTATCCGGATTCCGGACCTCCGATAAGCCCACAAAGCCCATCCTGACATGGAGTTACTATAGTCCTCCTATAGACCCTAATTAATTCATGTTTTTCAAACCCGACCAGGCCTATCTGTTCTGTTCCCGCCAAAATCTGTCAATTTTGGGCCTGAGATTGataagattttttttgtcaagAGTCGagtggaatatatatatttactccTCCCCCGGTAGGGCTTATCAGGTGGAAATGGGGGGGCGGATGGGTCGGTGGGGTAACTAAATCGGCGCAGTTGCATAAATCAATCGATCCGATCGTCGAGAACTTTCCCTATCGAAGGAATTCGATAACGCCCCCAGAAGTTCCCCAGACGTAGTCGAAACTTTCGCCCGGACTCCCGGATGCGGTTGTATTTTACGGATTACGGATTACGGATTACGGGTACGGGTATACGGGATTAGTGCCTGATCGGAATCGATAGCGGAATAACCTTGAGATTTGAAGTGTCTCGGCGGGGGAGGAGTTGCGAGAAAGGTATTTATTTACTCGGTTTATTATCGGGAACCTTATCGAATTTATGGATGACAATATCAGGCCATTTCGGTTCTATGAATAGTAATGCCACTaactttatttgttttctttccaattttttttttttttttcgattttctaACCTCACTAATGTTGagcttttgctttttgtgTAACGGTAAACCTCATATGTAACGGTACACGACAGCTGTTCGCGTGCGTGTCTCTGTctatggggggggggggggagtgGAAAAATTTGGTGGGAATCGATATCAATAACCCCAAACGATGGTCAGATAGTGTACGGACGACTAGGTGGCTCAACTTTAGTATTCCAGTTGATGGTTAATCAATGTCACTTTGCTCGAATATGCCAACATAACCTCAAAGGGCACGCGCCGCCGACTGTAGGCTGTAGGGGGAGCAAGGGGGGAGCATGGGTGATGGGCGGAGAAGGACGAAACTGTGTCAGCCGGCATCCATCCAACCACCCCAGCCACCCACTCGCACGCCCACTCACAGAGTGAAATCCTCTCCCAACGTCAAAAAGCGTGGGAGTGGCGGATGAACAAAAAAGAGGATTTTAGAATAGTAgaagaaaaaacaacaacaagaaaatacCAAACTGATTGTGCaatctaacaaaaaaaaagaggaaaattATTAGAGGGCTTGAGCCGAGGCGGAACACATGTTTGATATTTTCTGTCAGAGTATGCTAATCAAAGCAACTACTTATCAAAGGCGGCACAAGaaatttgtaattgtttttctttttttttttttttttctgttcagtttttagttttgtCTTCTTCTTCCGCGTTTCAGTGCCCTTgagtttgtcctttttgagcaGCTCTGCTGGCGGAGCAGTTGACGCCAGCCGAGGTGGCGGCCAGCAGCGCTGGGAGCTTTCAGCTGTTATACGCTGCGCATGTAAACTGGTTTTGGTATAACACTTTTATCTGTCCACAGAGAGAGGATAAACAAACAAAGAGAGAGGGAGGCGGCAGAgcccagagagagagagagagagagagcgcgTGTAGGAGGCTCGTCACCCGGCCTGCGCATGTGTTGGTGTGTATGTTTGTGAGTGGAATTTTCTCTTACAACATAGCCAGCAGGTTATTACAGAAATATGTAAATGATATAtgtaaaattatttcaaaataataaaataatataaaatattaacagAGTTTAATTAAATGCTTAATTTTACATACAAATTGTGAGTTACAACTATAGAGCTTTAAAACTCTAGTAAAATAAGGTTGATCGCTTCAAAacactttaaaatttaaaccaCCCGCTCTTGAGTGAAACTCCCGTTAAGATAGAGATGCCAGAAAAAGCAACAAGGTTGCCATACATCAGGAAAACCATCGCCAAACTATCGATAACTCGCTCGACGATAACGGTGCTGCCACCTCAGAAAAGCAGGCCGAACTTTCTCGTCGAAATCGAATTTCATTTATAAGTTTCCGACAGACATCATTCGAGGCAATCGCCAAGCAGCATAAAGCGAAATTTTCGTGTGATTTTCAGTCAAGACATCAAGAAAACagttaaataaaacaaacaaaatggtTCGTCGTGGACGCTCTGCCAGCCCCCCGCCATCCGCTCGTCGGTAAGTAACGAAATCCGAAACAAAGTGCCCATAGTGGCCATGATAAAGGAAACAACAAAGCGGCGCCAGGAAGAGGAAGGCCATTTCGTAATCGCCTGAGGATCGGAAGATCTTTGTCTTCCGATACAGGGGTAGCGTTCCTCACCTACCGTCGCTTTGCGGGGCACCTCAAAAATGTTACGTAACCTAAAAAAAATCAGACCAGTGGATCAGACCAGGAGGGAGACCCTTTCATGTGGGATGCTCCAGTGATGTGGGGCCTTGGATTGTCAAGGTTCCTGCTGTTTCCTCTATCTTGGCTTGTGTTTTAGAAACCAATAGTTTTGGAAGCCATTCCATGGGGTTACCAAAGAGATAATCTTTATAGATTAGAGAAATGGCAGAATAATCTCATAAATTGTCATTTCTTGGCCTATAAAGGTACAAAGTTCAGAAAAATAGTTCTCATCCGCAAAAAAACAAGCTATAATAACAATACCTCTCTCCAATTGCAGTAGCGCACCGGCCCCAGCACCCGCACCTGTGCCAGCACGTGCCGCTGCTCCCCCGCCGCCACCGGCACCCGTCTCGGCCCCCCCCAGCGCCGTGGGCATGCCGGCGCCCCAGCAGCCCTCAATGTTCCAGCAGATGGCCGCCACCGCTGGTGGCGTGGCCGTCGGTTCGGCTATTGGACACACCATGGGCGCGGGCATCACCTCGCTGTTCAGCGGATCCGGCGACAAGGAGGCAGCTGCTCCGGCACCCGCCGCTGCGGCCCCGGCCCCCCAGCAGCAGTACTACGCCCAGCAGCCACAGCAGACGGAGCCGCAGGGCGCTTGCGCCTGGGAGATCAAGCAGTTCCTCCAGTGCGCCCAGGGCCAGGCGGATCTGTCGCTCTGCGAGGGATTCAACGAGGCGCTGCGGCAGTGCAAGCAGGCGCATCACATGCAGTAGAGGACGACTCTGCACCTCTCCACAGATAGACCCCCTACAGAACCCCCTACACTACCTCGGCAGCACAGTATGGAGAGCACAGTCACCAAACGGAGCGCCGAGCGCTTGTTTCTAATTTTCGTTTAGTTCTAATTGTTAAATGAGAAGGCATCCAAAAGGGAGAATGTTTGAATGTAGTGCGAAATAATGTTGAATAGAATTCTCCATTGGCAGTTCCCTCACTTGAATCCCCGAGAATCCCCATCCAAAAAACCCTCTTCTGGGACTGCCAATGGAGACGAAAACCGAACATCCACGTCAgtgttttaattattattaaataatacttGTAATTAAGTTCAATATTTAGTTAGTTCCTATTGGTTTAGTTCAAAGCAAAGATTCTGTGACACAAAgacttttgttttctttctgGAACGAAAAGGTTTCTTCAATTGTGAAATGGGAATTACAAAGAAACCGAAATAAGCAAGTGACACTGCACTTCTATAAATACCCAAATCGATTCATTTTTCTTAGTATATGTATTATAATTAAGGCCCTTTCTTGTTGGCTTCTTTGTCAGTTGTCACGTGCTTGACGTggccttgttgttgttttgatGCGAGAGGTGGCACTGCAATTTGCGTCTAATTTGGTGAAATTTGTGGAACGTAAACAGTGGTGATTATGGTAAACATGTTTACAAACTATACATATACctctatatagtatatatgtattgtaTATCTACTATATAGTCTTCGCTACAACAATAATAAGTAATCGTGTCGTTAGTCATAGCCATTGGACTTTGATTTTGAGGAAAGCTTTCCTTTATTTacgaaattttatttaattattagaGCACTGCTACCCATGAGGCAGTTTGTTAAATTGTACATCTACTCAATCCTTAGTTATTAGTTATTAGAAGactaattattaattaaacctACCATATACAATACATTTTAGGTAGAAAAATCTATGTGGATtatgtattttaaattattttaaagccTTTATCTGTAAGTCTTCTGTAACTCTTGGGTAAGGTTCTGAATTAAGGACAGCGGTTCCTAGTTCCCTAGCTGAGCTTTGAGGATGCGGATTCATCCTTTTCGAATACTTTTGTGCGATTTCCTGAAGCTTATCGTCCCATTTCAATACTCCGAGATCTACGCCGCTGGTTCTCATGTCCCAGAAAGCCCCAGAGATCCTTCTTGCTTTTCGTGATAATGCCGTAGACCTTAAGGTCATCAATGGGACTGGGAGCTAGTATGATCAAGAAACGAGGGCTTTCATAAGAATAGAGAATCTTTCCATCTATTCttctataaatattataaagatTACAacaaaactataaaatattttcttcgAAGACTTTCATCCAGAATTATAGTAAACCCAGGGCATAAAGGACATTAGAAAATGtaccaaaaaaattaatagataTTTGTTTTCCgactttgatgcagaatgataggGAAATAAGAGTCCTTAGAGGTACCCCTAAGAATCTTCTGagattcaaataaaaattgtcaaagatatagccttcaaTCGGAGTCATGTGGGGCCCTAAAATTTTGATACAAAATATTAATGGGGAAAAATATTTAGAGACATTCCGCTaaagaatcggatagaaatttcCAAAGATATAGACTCTGTTGGGGATCATCCACGATTTCCCAACATTTCGTAAGGGTTTCCCTTAGAatatttcatcaaaaaaatttaaaaaatattttgctctcagattttgatgcagattggcgaAGAATCGAACTATAAATCGATGAATCTATTCCTCTTGAGAATcgaatggaaattggccaagatatagctagATAGACCATATAGACCTAGGGATAACctggaaaatttgacaaataatctaaaaaatatttccttccTAAATGAGAATGTTTCTCTTTTAAAGTCTTCCTATTGAAAATCAATCGGAAATCAATCGAAGGGCTCTCAAtgcatttatttcaatttaagatttgacaaaaattctaaaaagtATTTAGTTGCTGGATGTTGTTATTTTTCTAGAATCTTTTAAAGTGTCTCTTAAATATCCACAAATCATATGGATATTGGAAAAGATCCAGCTAGCCCCCTTCTTCCGGAGTTTTTCAAGAGAACGCTTCAAAAAAAATGGTGtattccaaaaaatatatattttgtttccagattttgaagcAGAATGAAGTTTAAAAATCAGATACATACTTGCCAAGAATCTGAAGGAATATATAAATCTgatgatatatgtacatatgttcCCCCCCTTTAAGGAATAGTCCTGTTTTTTTCGAGGCATACTAGAAATTTTCCGTTTTATTTCAAGACCTACGGCAATGCGTCACGACAGTAACAAGAAGTCTTGAATCGGAGTGTTGTCCACATCGGGGTCCGTACCTGCGAATCGGTTACTGCGGAATGCGGGAGGATGCAGGATGCAGGATGCAGGATTCAGGATGCAGGATGATGGGATGATCCGGTGGCTGTGGTGGCTCTGGTGGCGGCTCTGATAGCTCCGGACTGGACAACATCGTCGCACTACATTGATTTTGACGTtagaagaagcagcagcacATTCGGGTCTTGACTGAAGACAGTTGGGTTCCAAGGCGGCCTCGGGTGTCCGGTATCCGGTATCCGggaagggggggggggcgTTGGGAGTGGGGGTTAACGAAATAAAATGACTGTGCCAAACTCGGGTGGGTGGCAGTCAAAACGGGTAAAAGGATGTCAGGATATAACATGGACTGAGGTCCTCTGACCTCAATTGGCCACTGAATGGATTACCAAACGGATCATGGACGGCGATTTCGAAACGTTCGACTCGAAAATTGACTTTAGAATTTTCCTAATCTTTCCAAGAGATTACATTGCATTGTTgggggggtgggggtgggggtCTATGGCGTCTTTTGCGGGgatagtagtagtagtagtgtTCCAAGATTTCCATACTCCGGGCTAAACTCCATAGGTTAGGTCCAAAGAATAACGGGATATACGGTGTTCTAGTGGtagttgtagttgtagttgCAGTTGTTGTAGTGGTTAGTGAGCtgtagttgtagttgtagttgtagGTTCAGTCGGTAGTCTAGGTAGTGGTAGTCTAGTGGTAGTGGTAGTGAAGCATGTCCTGGCATGCCTGTCTGTGCATGTCTGTGCTTGTCGTGTTCACTCCTCAATTTGGAATTCCATGGCAGTTGCGGGGTGTGGGGGGGTTGGGACCAGGGTCCTTGGAGTTCTACCCTCCAAGTCCCAAGTCACAAGTCCAAGTCCGCTCTCTAGTAGCGCCACCTACGCTCGGAGTAGGCCCGCTGGGAGCGCGCCCAGTCCAGCTTCTCCTTGGTCATGCCCATGGCCAGGGCTGGGGGCGGTTCCAGGCACGGCACTGGTGGCGGCAGCATGGCAGCCTTCCTGCTGACCGGCGGCAGTTTCCGGCTGCCCTCGAATTT contains:
- the LOC6504985 gene encoding coiled-coil-helix-coiled-coil-helix domain-containing protein 2, giving the protein MVRRGRSASPPPSARRSAPAPAPAPVPARAAAPPPPPAPVSAPPSAVGMPAPQQPSMFQQMAATAGGVAVGSAIGHTMGAGITSLFSGSGDKEAAAPAPAAAAPAPQQQYYAQQPQQTEPQGACAWEIKQFLQCAQGQADLSLCEGFNEALRQCKQAHHMQ